The Cervus canadensis isolate Bull #8, Minnesota chromosome X, ASM1932006v1, whole genome shotgun sequence genome contains a region encoding:
- the UTP14A gene encoding U3 small nucleolar RNA-associated protein 14 homolog A encodes MSANQAAESNLLALNQQKELEDLPRDYPLSTSEDEGDNDGERKHQKLLESISSLNGKDRQKLAERSEASLKVSEFSVSSEGSGEKLIVSDLLEPVKTSSSLAAVKKQLNRVKSKKTVELPLHREEIERIHREVAFNKSSQILSKWDPVVLKNRQAEQLVFPLSKPQSAFAPIEHVVSGWKAGTPLEQEIFNLLHKNKQPVTDPLLTPVEKASLKAMSLEEVKMRRAELQRARALQSYYEARARREKRIKSKKYHRILKKGKAKQALKEFEKLQKVNPAAALEELKKLDKARMMERMSLKHQNSGKWAKSKAIMAKYDLEARQAMQEQLARNKELTQKVRAASESEEEEEGQEEEEEPLVPDMVNGVQIKANGLNPWMLRNHFSDAKEAEVQKDLEDPAEPEAQETSESEEERAVVEEEALLKEFEERRSLRQKSELNHVAEPVHRPVRKDPSSQEVLSELRALSQKLITENHQSGKQELSSARTAQREEPGREEEEPMLLQRPERAQTLDELEELGREGCVENKELPRTAVEGLQLEKNLSNHIGAPKEKKRKEQMIDLQNLLTTKSPSVKSLAVPTTVQELEDEGERDQRQMIKEAFAGDDVIRDFLKEKREAVEASKPKDLDLTLPGWGEWGGMGLKPSAKKRRRFLIKAPEGPPRKDKNLPNVIINEKRNIHAAAHQVQVLPHPFTHHQQFERTIQTPIGSTWNTQRAFQKLTMPKVVTKPGHIIKPIKAEDVGYRSSSRSDLSVVQRNPKRLSIRHKKHLENNCVD; translated from the exons CAACCTTCTGGCTTTGAACCAACAGAAAGAACTAGAGGATTTGCCAAGAGACTACCCCTTGAGCACCAGTGAAGATGAA GGGGACAATGATGGAGAAAGAAAGCATCAGAAGCTTCTGGAATCAATCAGTTCACTTAATGGAAAGGATAG GCAGAAATTGGCTGAGAGGTCTGAGGCTAGTCTGAAGGTGTCGGAGTTCAGTGTAAGTTCTGAAG GATCAGGAGAAAAGCTGATCGTTTCAGATCTGCTTGAGCCTGTTAAAACTTCATCTTCATTGGCTGCTGTGAAAAAGCAGTTGAATCGAGTGAAATCGAAGAAGACTGTGGAGTTACCACTTCACAGAGAAGAGATTGAGCGG ATCCACAGAGAAGTGGCATTCAATAAAAGCTCCCAAATCCTCTCCAAATGGGATCCTGTCGTTCTGAAGAACCGGCAAGCAGAGCAGCTGGTTTTTCCCCTGAGCAAGCCTCAGTCAGCCTTTGCTCCCATCGAACATGTGGTCAGTGGCTGGAAG GCAGGAActcccctggagcaggagatTTTTAATCTTCTCCATAAGAACAAGCAGCCCGTGACAGACCCTTTACTGACTCCCGTGGAAAAGGCCTCTCTCAAAGCTATGAGCCTGGAAGAG GTAAAGATGCGCCGAGCAGAGCTTCAAAGGGCCCGGGCCCTGCAGTCCTACTATGAGGCCAGGGCTCgaagagagaagagaatcaaaagcAAAAA GTATCACAGAattctgaagaaaggaaaggccaaGCAAGCTTTAAAAGAGTTTGAGAAGCTGCAGAAGGTCAATCCTGCTGCGGCACTGGAAGAACTGAAAAAACTTGACAAAGCCAGAATGATG GAGCGAATGAGCCTTAAGCACCAGAACAGTGGGAAATGGGCAAAATCAAAGGCAATTATGGCCAAATATGACCTGGAG GCTCGCCAGGCTATGCAGGAACAGCTGGCCAGGAACAAAGAGCTGACGCAGAAGGTCCGGGCGGCCTCTGagagtgaggaagaggaggaaggccaggaggaagaggaagaaccTCTTGTCCCTGACATGGTGAATGGGGTGCAGATAAAGGCAAATGGACTGAACCCCTGGATGTTGCGGAATCACTTCAGTGATGCCAAAGAGGCTGAGGTCCAGAAAGACCTGGAAGATCCTGCTGAGCCTGAAGCCCAGGAGACTTCtgaaagtgaggaagaaagagCAGTGGTGGAAGAAGAAGCTCTCTTGAAAGAATTTGAGGAACGGCGATCACTTAGACAGAAGTCTGAGCTCAACCACGTGGCGGAGCCAGTGCACAGGCCTGTAAGAAAGG ATCCTAGCAGCCAGGAGGTGCTGTCCGAATTGAGGGCACTGTCTCAGAAGCTCATCACGGAGAACCATCAGTCAGGGAAGCAAGAACTGAGTTCAGCGAGGACAGCtcagagagaggaacctggcagggaggaagaggagccCATGTTGCTGCAGAGGCCAGAGAGAGCTCAGACTCTGGACGAGCTGGAGGAGCTGGGCAGAGAAGGGTGTGTGGAAAACAAGGAGCTTCCCAGAACTGCAGTGGAAGGGCTGCAGTTGGAGAAGAATCTAAGTAATCATATTGGCGCCcccaaggagaagaaaaggaaggaacaaaTGATTGATCTCCAGAACCTCCTAACCACAAAATCGCCTTCCGTGAAGTCCTTGGCAGTTCCTACGACTGTACAGGAGTTG GAagatgaaggagagagagatcaAAGGCAGATGATAAAGGAAGCTTTTGCTGGGGATGATGTCATCAGAGACTtcttgaaagagaagagggaagctgTGGAGGCGAGTAAGCCAAAGGACTTGGACCTGACTCTGCCTGGCTGGGGCGAATGGGGTGGTATGGGCCTGAAGCCCAGTGCCAAGAAGAGACGCCG GTTTCTCATTAAAGCCCCTGAGGGTCCTCCAAGGAAAGACAAGAATTTGCCAAATGTGATTATCAATGAGAAGCGGAACATCCATGCAGCAGCTCATCAG GTGCAGGTGCTTCCGCATCCATTCACACACCATCAACAATTTGAGAGGACCATCCAGACCCCCATAGGATCTACATGGAACACCCAGAGGGCCTTCCAAAAGCTGACCATGCCCAAGGTTGTCACCAAACCAGGCCACATCATTAAGCCTATCAAAGCAGAGGATGTGGGCTACCGATCTTCCTCAAGGTCGGACCTTTCTGTCGTACAGAGGAATCCAAAACGACTCTCCATACGTCACAAAAAACATCTGGAGAATAACTGTGTGGATTGA